The window GGCGCGGACCTCGAGGTCGACCCCGTCCACCGCGACGGTGCGCAGCGCTCCGTCGCCGAACACCCGGACGAGCCCCTCGGCACGGACCACCGGACGCATCACGGCGCATCTCCTTCCGGCCGGTCGCCGGCGTGGATCTCGATGTGCCGCTCGCGGAATCCCAGCCGCACCCGGTCGCGCATACCGAGACGCGTGAGCTGCTCCTGAGGCAGCTGCAGGCGACCCGCGCGGTCGAGGACGGCGAACTCCTCGGAGATCCCGCGCTCCACTCCCCCCTCGTCGATGCGCGTCGACCGCAGCACCTCCGTGGACGTGCGTCCGTCGCGGATCTGCACGGTGCGGCGCACGTGATCGGCCACGTCGGGATCGTGGGTGACGATGAGCACCGTCACCCCGCTCTCGGCGTTCACCGAGCGCAGAGCCTCGAGCACCTGGGCCGAGCTGTGCTCGTCGAGCTCCCCGGTCGGCTCGTCGGCGAAGAGTACCTGGGGTGCGTTGACGAGCCCCACCGCGATGGCCGCGCGCTGCCGCTCGCCTCCCGTGACCTGCGAGGGGGCGCGATCGGCGATCCCGGCGATGTCGAGCAGCTGCACCACGTCGCGCACCGCCTGGGCGCGACGTCGTCGGCCGCCGCCGGTGAGGGAGGCAGCCAGCTCGACGTTCTCGAGGATCGACAGGCCCTCGACGAAGTTGCGGGTGGTCTGCTGCCAGA is drawn from Microbacterium hatanonis and contains these coding sequences:
- a CDS encoding ABC transporter ATP-binding protein, which translates into the protein MNTQHPPLIECADVVRIYRSASVEVQALQGLNLRVERGELTAIVGASGSGKSTLLGILSALDVASAGRVWVGDHDLMSMNAAERARYRRETAGFVWQQTTRNFVEGLSILENVELAASLTGGGRRRRAQAVRDVVQLLDIAGIADRAPSQVTGGERQRAAIAVGLVNAPQVLFADEPTGELDEHSSAQVLEALRSVNAESGVTVLIVTHDPDVADHVRRTVQIRDGRTSTEVLRSTRIDEGGVERGISEEFAVLDRAGRLQLPQEQLTRLGMRDRVRLGFRERHIEIHAGDRPEGDAP